A part of Paenibacillus sp. 481 genomic DNA contains:
- a CDS encoding nucleotide-binding protein has translation MGGWKNNVVACKININTFGGSFIDMVEIFVGSANTPNALDDLREIAELIEEVGHVVLPWNSPGVFLLGNHMSESLESICKRVDAAILIFSEDNYVMFDNEFSWHPKPNVLYEYGLFKGHLGADRTIICRRGSSSIPSDLDGVIYCNLDKSHRAKRELLAWLRLLSPRK, from the coding sequence GTGGGGGGATGGAAAAATAATGTAGTTGCTTGTAAAATTAACATTAACACTTTTGGAGGGAGCTTTATTGATATGGTGGAGATATTTGTCGGAAGTGCGAATACGCCAAACGCTCTTGACGATTTAAGAGAGATAGCAGAGCTTATTGAAGAAGTAGGACATGTTGTACTTCCATGGAATTCCCCAGGAGTCTTTCTTCTTGGCAATCATATGAGCGAGAGCTTGGAAAGCATCTGCAAACGGGTAGATGCCGCAATCCTTATATTCAGTGAAGATAATTACGTTATGTTCGACAACGAGTTTAGTTGGCATCCAAAGCCTAATGTTCTCTATGAATATGGTCTATTCAAAGGCCATTTGGGTGCTGATCGAACTATCATTTGTAGAAGGGGCTCGTCATCAATTCCGTCTGATTTAGATGGGGTAATCTATTGTAATTTGGATAAGAGTCACCGAGCCAAAAGAGAACTGCTCGCATGGCTTAGATTACTTAGTCCTAGAAAGTAA
- a CDS encoding transposase gives MMHFYEDTNRYLKVCDSEQSLRELRKNAWQFLNQVDEQLSSQYPRTDKPSLCPRCRSRNTKKNGQKQKRYRCLDCSRTYDINLDKPHIFHHKHHPEKMLNLIFLIYKTNKSTAEILDELDLSRNTYYKWKKEVLIVLPFLAPYFVKRH, from the coding sequence ATGATGCATTTTTATGAGGATACAAATCGTTATTTAAAAGTTTGTGACTCTGAACAAAGTTTAAGAGAACTTCGGAAAAATGCGTGGCAGTTTCTTAATCAAGTGGACGAGCAATTAAGTTCACAGTACCCTAGAACAGATAAACCCAGCCTTTGCCCACGATGCCGTAGTAGAAATACAAAAAAGAATGGACAGAAACAGAAAAGATATCGTTGCCTGGATTGTAGCCGCACATATGATATCAACCTAGACAAACCCCACATTTTCCATCACAAACATCACCCAGAAAAAATGCTCAACCTCATTTTTTTGATATATAAAACAAATAAGAGTACAGCTGAAATCCTAGATGAACTTGATTTATCAAGAAACACATACTATAAATGGAAAAAAGAAGTTTTAATCGTTCTTCCTTTTCTTGCACCTTACTTTGTAAAAAGGCATTAA
- a CDS encoding class I SAM-dependent methyltransferase produces MSVEKTAEYNLEEYENPQLYDMENKGTEEVDFLRKWAQKIGITGTESFILDVACGTGRVTLPFVEAGYALIGIDIHEGMLEQAQRKTPNGAAVRWLQQDCTQLSVGEPVSLAYTVGHSFQHFLTNELQDRLLRGVRSAMTDEGIFIFDTRYPSDEELLQPAEEAYWRTITDEQGRKCDVSTKMVYDQMTQIQHYVTIRRSYELDKLVEERSATIDLRYTYPQEIERTLRNNGFELLHIYADWKETPLHQGAYDMIVVARATASRI; encoded by the coding sequence ATGAGCGTGGAAAAAACAGCCGAGTATAATTTAGAAGAGTATGAGAATCCGCAGTTGTATGATATGGAGAACAAAGGGACAGAAGAAGTTGATTTTTTACGGAAATGGGCTCAGAAAATCGGGATTACAGGAACAGAAAGTTTTATTTTGGATGTGGCATGTGGAACTGGAAGAGTGACACTGCCATTTGTAGAAGCAGGCTATGCTTTGATTGGAATCGATATTCATGAGGGAATGCTGGAGCAAGCGCAGCGCAAAACGCCAAATGGAGCGGCTGTCCGCTGGCTTCAACAGGATTGCACACAATTGAGTGTAGGCGAACCTGTTTCCTTAGCCTATACGGTTGGGCACTCGTTTCAACATTTTTTAACGAATGAACTTCAAGATCGTTTGTTGCGTGGGGTGCGTTCAGCAATGACGGATGAAGGGATCTTTATTTTTGATACGCGTTATCCATCAGATGAAGAATTGCTGCAACCGGCAGAGGAGGCCTACTGGCGCACCATTACGGATGAGCAGGGTCGCAAATGCGACGTATCGACTAAGATGGTATATGACCAAATGACGCAAATTCAGCATTATGTGACCATTCGCCGTTCTTATGAGCTTGATAAGCTCGTCGAAGAGCGTTCAGCGACGATCGATCTTCGCTATACGTATCCGCAAGAAATAGAGCGGACGCTGCGCAACAACGGCTTTGAGTTGCTGCATATTTATGCAGATTGGAAAGAGACGCCGCTGCATCAAGGGGCGTACGATATGATCGTTGTTGCCCGTGCAACGGCGTCGCGTATTTAG
- a CDS encoding proline dehydrogenase family protein: MESVLRNAFLFLSKNQFANRTAKKYGLRFGARKFVAGEQIAEAISVVRELNTRGIVATLDHLGEFIFTKEEALESKDYCIRTLEAIAAGGVQSNLSLKLTQLGLDISYDLCLDNMRQIVAAAQRLNNFVRIDMEDYAHNEATIKLFHQLRSEYGATVGLVIQAYLFKSEEDMKQLNKYNPNFRLVKGAYKESPMVAFPDKVDVDNNFIRIIEQHLLQGNYAAVATHDDRIIEHVKRFAQQRGIPNSQFEFQMLYGIRTHEQQSLAAQGYTMRVYVPYGNDWYGYFMRRLAERPANVAFVLKSMFKK, translated from the coding sequence ATGGAAAGTGTGCTTCGAAATGCTTTTTTATTCCTCTCTAAAAATCAATTTGCAAATCGTACAGCGAAAAAGTATGGGCTGCGCTTCGGTGCCCGTAAATTCGTGGCCGGAGAGCAAATTGCGGAAGCGATTTCCGTTGTTAGAGAACTGAACACCCGAGGAATCGTAGCGACGCTCGACCACTTAGGTGAATTTATTTTTACAAAGGAAGAGGCGCTAGAATCAAAGGATTATTGCATTCGTACTTTGGAAGCGATTGCAGCAGGCGGGGTTCAGTCTAACTTATCGTTAAAGTTAACGCAGCTAGGGTTAGATATTTCGTACGATTTATGTCTGGACAATATGCGGCAAATTGTAGCCGCTGCCCAGCGCTTAAACAACTTTGTGCGTATTGATATGGAGGATTATGCGCACAACGAGGCCACCATCAAGCTGTTTCATCAGCTGCGCAGCGAGTACGGCGCAACGGTCGGACTCGTCATTCAGGCGTATTTGTTCAAGAGTGAAGAAGATATGAAACAATTGAACAAGTACAATCCTAATTTCCGGCTCGTAAAAGGAGCCTACAAAGAGTCGCCGATGGTTGCCTTTCCAGATAAAGTCGATGTGGATAACAATTTTATTCGCATTATTGAGCAGCATTTGCTGCAAGGCAATTATGCGGCTGTAGCGACACATGATGATCGCATCATTGAGCATGTCAAAAGGTTCGCCCAGCAGCGCGGCATCCCGAACTCGCAGTTTGAGTTCCAAATGTTGTACGGCATACGCACACATGAGCAGCAATCTTTGGCTGCGCAAGGATATACGATGCGTGTCTATGTGCCCTACGGCAACGATTGGTACGGCTATTTTATGCGCCGTCTGGCCGAACGTCCAGCCAACGTAGCTTTCGTCCTCAAGTCCATGTTTAAGAAATAG
- a CDS encoding sigma 54-interacting transcriptional regulator — protein MNVVNEQHFGPKMNAFLGPLMEASSDAITIVDTEGFVIYWNTSAADMYGVARTEIVGRKIGDFFQRESVMLFQVMESGNAVYAVYHEPRPDLHVIINTVPVFDEEKQLIGAISIERDVSKYVKLNAELYSKPAGNALPDALLLGKADDIERLKSMNRMGYSLLLTGESGTGKRAIAEWLHDESELEGNFVSFHCSSIPEGLLEAELFGFQGDEERLGKLDTAHGGSLYIKDVQVLPHPIQEKLARAMQEREYVRVGGTKPIALDCQLFASTVLSQAELELNSLLSAELYYAFQTHDVPSLRERQEDLPELCRQLLAQAAERASTPVPSLSADALTAITAFDWPGNLPQLRNAMDYAIALTHGKRNVNAGDLPAYARLTTLKELTEQELPLSAHSEEMERTLIAESLQRANGNKAKAARMLSISRGALYYKMKQYGLE, from the coding sequence GTGAACGTCGTAAATGAGCAACATTTTGGACCGAAAATGAACGCCTTTTTAGGACCTTTGATGGAAGCATCGAGCGATGCGATTACGATTGTCGATACGGAAGGCTTCGTTATATATTGGAATACGAGTGCAGCTGACATGTATGGGGTGGCACGGACGGAAATTGTCGGACGCAAAATTGGCGACTTTTTTCAACGTGAATCTGTCATGCTGTTTCAAGTTATGGAGAGTGGCAATGCCGTGTACGCGGTGTACCATGAACCGCGTCCTGATCTGCATGTGATCATCAACACCGTGCCTGTGTTTGATGAAGAGAAGCAATTAATTGGTGCAATCTCGATTGAACGGGATGTGTCCAAATACGTGAAGCTTAACGCGGAGCTGTACAGTAAGCCTGCTGGAAATGCGTTACCAGATGCGCTGCTGCTTGGCAAAGCAGATGACATTGAACGGTTGAAGTCGATGAATCGAATGGGCTATTCGCTGCTGCTGACGGGAGAGTCTGGCACAGGTAAACGTGCCATTGCGGAATGGCTGCATGATGAAAGCGAATTGGAAGGAAACTTCGTCAGCTTTCATTGCAGCTCGATACCGGAGGGGTTGCTGGAAGCAGAGCTGTTCGGCTTTCAGGGTGACGAGGAGCGGCTTGGCAAGCTGGACACGGCGCATGGTGGCAGCTTGTACATTAAAGATGTTCAGGTGCTGCCGCATCCGATACAGGAGAAGTTGGCGCGTGCCATGCAGGAACGCGAGTATGTTCGCGTAGGTGGAACGAAGCCTATTGCGCTTGATTGCCAGTTATTCGCCTCAACGGTATTGAGTCAGGCGGAATTGGAGCTGAACAGTTTGCTGTCAGCAGAGCTTTATTATGCGTTTCAAACGCATGATGTGCCATCCTTGCGGGAGCGGCAGGAAGATTTGCCGGAGCTATGCCGGCAATTGCTGGCACAAGCGGCAGAGCGTGCGAGCACACCTGTGCCGAGCTTGAGCGCAGATGCGCTGACTGCGATCACCGCATTCGATTGGCCTGGCAACTTGCCGCAGTTGCGCAACGCGATGGATTATGCCATCGCGCTGACGCACGGGAAGCGCAACGTGAACGCGGGCGACTTGCCTGCCTATGCACGCTTGACGACGCTCAAGGAGTTGACCGAGCAGGAACTGCCGCTTAGCGCGCATTCGGAGGAAATGGAGCGAACGCTAATCGCGGAATCGTTGCAGCGGGCCAACGGCAATAAGGCGAAAGCAGCCCGTATGCTGAGCATTTCACGCGGGGCGCTTTATTACAAGATGAAGCAGTATGGGTTGGAGTAA
- a CDS encoding ABC transporter permease/substrate-binding protein, protein MNSLWHTFISRKDELLSALIEHIQISFISLLLAVIIAVPLAIWLTRKPRWAESIIGVSAVMQTIPSLALLGLLIPLVGIGKLPAIIALVLYALLPILRNTYTGIAELDPSLIEAARAMGMNSRKRLLRVELPLALPVMMAGIRTAMVLIIGTATLAALIGAGGLGKLILLGIDRNDNALILLGAIPTALLVLLFDIILRLGERMSITRSWKPVAAAALAVALVILVPLTWSTGSKDIVIAGKLGSEPEIMIQMYKQLIEHETDLNVELKPGFGKTSFVFNALQAGEIDMYPEFTGTVISTFLKQQAVNTDANDVYEQARTGMLHKYQMALLEPMQFNNTYALAVPANIAEQYGLRAISDLKQVAANVKAGFTLEFSDREDGYKGIQKRYGITFPNIVTMEPKLRYSALASGDIQVLDAYSTDSELAQYKLTVLADDQALFPPYQGAPLVRKETLMKYPQLEEVLNKLAGKITDDEMRTMNYKVNVEGVAAEQVAEQFLRGAGLLPSL, encoded by the coding sequence ATGAACAGCTTATGGCACACATTTATAAGCCGCAAGGATGAACTGCTTAGTGCGCTTATTGAGCATATTCAAATCTCCTTTATCTCGCTGCTGCTTGCTGTAATCATTGCCGTTCCTTTAGCAATATGGTTAACGCGCAAGCCGCGCTGGGCTGAAAGTATTATCGGTGTATCGGCCGTTATGCAGACGATTCCGTCTCTGGCCTTGCTTGGCCTGCTTATTCCGCTTGTTGGCATTGGCAAGCTACCCGCCATCATTGCACTCGTGCTGTACGCGCTGCTGCCTATCCTACGCAATACGTATACGGGTATTGCCGAGCTTGACCCTTCACTCATCGAAGCCGCTCGCGCAATGGGAATGAACAGCCGCAAGCGCCTGCTGCGTGTCGAGCTTCCGCTCGCTTTGCCTGTGATGATGGCCGGCATTCGCACCGCGATGGTGCTCATTATCGGCACAGCAACACTGGCCGCTCTAATTGGCGCGGGCGGGCTCGGCAAGCTCATTTTACTTGGCATTGATCGCAACGATAATGCGCTTATTTTGCTAGGCGCAATACCAACAGCGCTGCTCGTGCTGCTGTTTGATATCATCTTACGCTTAGGCGAACGAATGTCTATCACACGTTCATGGAAACCTGTAGCCGCCGCAGCGTTAGCCGTAGCCTTGGTCATCCTCGTCCCGCTCACGTGGAGCACGGGGAGCAAAGATATCGTAATTGCCGGTAAACTAGGCTCAGAACCAGAAATTATGATTCAAATGTATAAGCAGCTCATTGAACACGAGACAGACTTAAACGTTGAATTGAAGCCCGGCTTCGGCAAAACTTCATTCGTATTTAACGCGCTGCAAGCAGGCGAAATTGATATGTATCCCGAGTTTACAGGAACCGTAATTTCGACTTTTTTGAAGCAACAGGCTGTCAACACCGATGCGAACGATGTGTATGAACAAGCACGCACAGGAATGTTGCATAAGTATCAGATGGCACTGCTTGAGCCGATGCAATTTAACAATACATACGCATTGGCTGTTCCAGCAAACATCGCAGAACAATATGGCTTACGTGCAATATCTGACTTGAAGCAAGTCGCTGCTAACGTTAAAGCGGGCTTTACTTTGGAGTTTTCCGATCGGGAGGATGGCTATAAAGGAATCCAGAAGCGGTACGGCATTACGTTTCCAAACATCGTGACGATGGAACCTAAACTACGCTACAGCGCACTTGCGTCTGGAGATATTCAAGTGCTAGACGCCTACTCGACCGATAGTGAGCTTGCACAATATAAGCTGACCGTATTGGCAGATGATCAAGCGTTGTTCCCACCCTACCAAGGCGCACCATTAGTACGTAAAGAAACGCTTATGAAATATCCTCAACTGGAGGAAGTGCTTAATAAGCTGGCAGGTAAAATTACAGATGACGAAATGCGAACGATGAACTACAAGGTAAATGTAGAAGGCGTAGCTGCGGAACAAGTTGCCGAGCAATTTTTACGTGGTGCGGGGTTACTTCCATCGTTGTAG